Proteins encoded within one genomic window of Trichoderma asperellum chromosome 2, complete sequence:
- a CDS encoding uncharacterized protein (EggNog:ENOG41), with product MNPHQKNKVDINSLSPDEQRLFRLYGKLPSRSDHFAKHLKDRKYFDSGDYAMSKAGKGDDAGAVGSQHPVPENIPHLTSPTNGGTSAPGHAHRGSVPGIQAGSPIKEGSFLNRETSAEGQVTLSGDDKKQDEEQAKPVTAGLAGTPIAAGEAMPLRQ from the exons ATGAACCCCCACCAGAAGAACAAGGTCGACATCAAT TCGCTCTCCCCGGATGAGCAACGTCTCTTCCGCCTCTACGGCAAGCTGCCCTCACGATCCGACCACTTCGCCAAGCACCTCAAGGACCGCAAATACTTCGACTCAGGCGATTATGCCATGTCCAAGGCTGGCAAGGGTGACGACGCCGGTGCCGTTGGCTCGCAGCATCCTGTCCCCGAAAACATCCCACACCTGACTTCTCCTACCAACGGTGGCACCAGCGCTCCAGGCCACGCTCACCGCGGATCGGTTCCCGGCATCCAAGCCGGCAGCCCTATCAAAGAGGGCAGCTTCCTGAACAGAGAGACATCCGCCGAGGGCCAGGTGACGCTAAGCGGAGACGACAAGAAACAGGATGAGGAACAAGCCAAGCCTGTTACTGCTGGACTTGCCGGAACACCTATTGCCGCTGGCGAGGCCATGCCGCTCCGACAATAA
- the GCS1 gene encoding Zn finger-containing GTPase- Activating Protein for ARF (TransMembrane:1 (o472-494i)~BUSCO:EOG092D1LUK), with product MGLLALGTALEWPEAKLRANQVREWGIKQLLEIWNKAKGKERDALLWGDEVEYLVVTYAEDEPKVLLSLRQAEILKALAADKELAEAGCVPALQDEKPAEKPAEKPCKSSKTLPVFHPEFGRFMLEATPGKPWGIGLKELLGVEPDMKLRRKIAKEHMLPTEFPITLTTFPQIGVPGQFTYPFYPPSGPKLRSQFVPDEIANPHIRFPTLAANIRSRRTRKVQVNVPIFHDKNTPNPWKDPTVNYDLHNWPEDDDVRNGAAPDNFIHMDAMAFGMGSCCLQITFQAKNIVEGRELYDQLSPLGPIMLALTAATPIYKGFLAGTDVRWNQISRAVDCRTPEELGEKPLKNDRWRIPKSRYASNSTYISTNPRLRPEYLDPDLVIDPEIKAQLMEGGMDDRLATHFAHLFIRDPIVIFEEDLQELDLNKTDHFENIQSTNWQHMRFKPPPADNNIGWRVEFRSMEIQVTDFENAAFSVFMVLVTRAILSFDLNFYIPIKKVDENMERAHGIDAVLKEKFYFRKNPFPARPSRANTVFGDDSRPGSAMPSRPGSPGTLPVEEEYEEMTINEIINGSVDGDFPGLIPIVESYLDSVNVDVQTRCELATYLSLISKRASGELDTAARWIRNFVDAHPHYNHDSVVDDAITHDLIGAVVAIGERESAGRGFGGLDIPGLSKLLGKFRSTGPAVTPSDKSVGSRKRKSEWIDGTTAEVGA from the exons ATGGGTCTCCT AGCGCTGGGAACGGCATTGGAGTGGCCAGAAGCCAAGCTACGCGCAAACCAAGTGAGAGAATGGGGTATCAAG CAACTCTTGGAGATCTGGAATAAAGCCAAGGGCAAAGAACGGGATGCCCTGCTATGGGGCGACGAG GTCGAGTATCTTGTTGTGACATACGCAGAGGATGAGCCCAAGGTGCTCTTATCCCTTCGACAGGCTGAAATCCTCAAAGCTCTTGCGGCTGACAAGGAGCTTGCTGAAGCTGGCTGTGTACCTGCGCTTCAAGACGAGAAGCCTGCTGAGAAGCCTGCTGAGAAGCCATG CAAATCCTCCAAAACTCTGCCCGTCTTTCACCCAGAGTTTGGCCGCTTTATGCTGGAGGCCACACCTGGAAAACCATGGGGCATTGGCTTGAAGGAACTCTTGGGCGTTGAGCCCGACATGAAGCTCCGGCGAAAGATTGCCAAGGAGCACATGTTACCCACCGAGTTCCCCATTACACTCACTACTTTCCCCCAGATTGGCGTTCCAGGCCAATTCACCTACCCATTTTACCCTCCCTCTGGACCCAAGCTGCGGTCACAGTTTGTACCGGACGAGATCGCCAACCCTCACATCCGTTTCCCGACCTTGGCCGCCAATATCCGTTCCCGAAGAACTCGCAAGGTGCAAGTCAATGTGCCCATCTTCCATGACAAAAACACCCCCAATCCCTGGAAAGACCCTACCGTCAACTACGACTTACACAACTGGCCCGAGGACGATGACGTGCGCAATGGAGCCGCCCCAGACAACTTTATTCACATGGATGCAATGGCTTTTGGAATGGGAAGCTGCTGTCTTCAAATTACTTTCCAGGCTAAGAATATTGTCGAAGGCAGAGAGCTCTACGATCAGCTGAGCCCGTTGGGCCCCATCATGTTGGCTTTAACCGCAGCAACTCCTATTTACAAGGGCTTCTTGGCTGGCACTGATGTGAGGTGGAATCAGATTAGTCGCGCAGTCGATTGCAGGACACCAGAGGAGCTTGGTGAAAAG CCCCTCAAAAATGACCGCTGGAGGATCCCCAAGTCGCGATATGCCTCCAACTCGACGTACATTTCTACCAATCCACGATTACGACCAGAGTATCTGGATCCCGATCTAGTGATTGACCCGGAAATCAAGGCCCAGCTTATGGAAGGTGGCATGGATGATCGTCTGGCTACCCATTTTGCCCATCTTTTCATTCGAGATCCTATTGTCATCTTTGAGGAGGACCTCCAGGAGCTTGACTTAAACAAGACTGACCATTTCGAAAACATCCAATCAACTAATTGGCAGCACATGCGATTCAAGCCCCCGCCAGCCGACAACAACATTGGATGGAGAGTCGAATTTCGGTCTATGGAAATTCAGGTGACCGACTTCGAGAATGCTGCCTTTTCGGTGTTCATGGTTCTAGTTACAAGAGCTATACTGTCTTTTGACCTCAACTTCTATATTCCTATCAAGAAGGTGGATGAGAATATGGAGCGAGCCCATGGCATAGATGCTGTCCTCAAGGAGAAGTTCTACTTCCGCAAGAATCCCTTCCCAGCACGACCATCGCGCGCAAATACCGTCTTTGGTGACGATAGCCGGCCAGGCTCCGCAATGCCCAGTCGGCCAGGATCTCCAGGGACTCTTCCGGTTGAAGAGGAGTATGAGGAGATGACCATTAACGAGATCATCAACGGATCAGTCGACGGAGACTTCCCGGGACTGATCCCCATCGTGGAAAGCTACCTTGACAGTGTCAACGTAGATGTCCAGACCCGTTGTGAGCTGGCGActtatctctctctcatcagcAAGCGAGCGAGTGGTGAGCTTGACACCGCCGCACGATGGATTCGAAACTTCGTCGACGCTCACCCCCACTACAACCATGACAGCGTCGTTGACGATGCCATCACTCACGATCTCATTGGAGCTGTTGTGGCCATTGGTGAGCGGGAGAGTGCTGGTCGTGGTTTCGGCGGATTAGATATCCCCGGACTGTCCAAACTCCTCGGGAAATTCAGGAGCACTGGCCCAGCGGTGACACCATCAGACAAGAGTGTTGGCTCgcggaaaagaaagagtgaATGGATAGACGGAACAACTGCTGAAGTTGGAGCATAA